Genomic window (Candidatus Limnocylindrales bacterium):
CGTGACGCACGACATCGACGAGGCGATCCTGCTTGCCGACCGCGTGGTGATGATGACGAACGGTCCGCGTGCACAGATCGGAAAGATCATGGCCGTCGATCTTCCGAGGCCGCGAAGCCGCAAGACCGTCCTCGACCATCCCCGCTACTACGAGTATCGAGAAGAGCTCCTCACCTTCCTCGAGGAGTGTGTGCACAGCAGCGCTGCAGACGCGGCGTAATCAGGTTACGAAACCAGGGACACCCGAAGGCCGTTTACGGAGGACACGTCATGTCTGAAAAAAGGGGAATGAGCCGCGCGTTTGCGGCGCTTGCGATCGCACTGCCGCTTTCTGCAGGGATTGCCGCTGCCGCCGGGGAAACCCCGGCGGCGGCCGACGCACCGCACTCGGCGCTGTCGAAACTGAAGATTTCCGGTGCGTGGAGATTTCGTAACGAAGTCTGGGATTTCTTCGAGCCGTCGGGTGTTGCTGGGGCGAACAACACGTACGACTTCGTCGGCAGCGACCTGCGGCTTGCCGCGACCTGGACCGACGACTGGTTCGATGCGCTCGTCGAAGGGCAGGGCGTGTTCCTCGGGAATCTTCCCGATCATGCGACCGGCGGCCCCACGGAAGGACCGCTCGGACTCGGCGCGCTCTACCGCGCGAACAACGGCGACAACGAAAACGAAGGCGACGTGTATCTTCGCCAGGGTGCGCTCAAGCTGAAGAAGCTCGGCGTTCCGGGCCTGTGGGTCCGGGGCGGGCGCCTGTCGCTGTCCGAAGGCAAGGAGGCGATCTCTGCAGAGCCCACGCTCGCATGGCTTGCGAACATGCGCATCGCGGAGCGACTGATCGGCCCGTTCGATTTCACGTATGCCGGGCGCTCGTTCGATTCCGCGCAGGTCTCGTGGACGCACGATGCGTACAATGTGACCGCGTTCGGCGGCAAGCCGACGCAGGGTGGAGTGGCCATCGACGGAATGGACGAGATCGACGATATCGCCGTCGGCTATGCGTCGGTCAACCTTACGAGCCCGTCGTACGCGAAGAACACGGCGGCGCGCCTGTTCTACATCTACTACGAGGACGACCGGCCGGTCGACAACAAGCCGCTCGTGATGCTCGACAACCGGCCGCTTGCGATCCGGCAAGCCGACGTGAGCAACATCAGTATTCATACGATCGGCGGAGACGTGCTCCAGGTGGTGCCGACTCCGATCGGTCCCGTCGATCTGCTCGGATGGTTTGCCTACCAGGGCGGCGACTGGGGTTCGCTCGATCACAGCGCGTGGGCGTTCGCATTCGAGGCGGGTCTCCAGCCGTCGAAGCTCCCGTGGAAACCGTGGCTGCGCGCCGGCTTCGACATGGGCTCCGGCGACAACAACAACACCGACGGCGATCACGAAACGTTCTTCCAGATCCTGCCGACCGCGCGCGTCTATTCGTGGTCGACGTTCTACAACCTGATGAACAGCGAGGACGCTTTCGTGCAGGTCATCCTGCGGCCGAAAGCCGGCCTCGTGTGGCGAACCGATCTTCACGTCGTGAGGCTCAGCGACGATGACGATCTGTGGTACTTCGGCGGCGGCGCGGCACGCGAGCACAAGCAGCCGGGATTCGGTTTCGGCGGGCGCCCGTCGGACGGAAAGGACTCGCTGATGGAAGTTCTCGAGACGCAGGTCTCGTACAACTGGAACGATTACGTGGCGACGACGTTCTACTACGGCCACATGTTCGGCGAAGACGTCGTCGAGTCCGACTTCAGCGGGAAGTCGGCGAACTACGCGTTCATGGAGTTCACGCTGAAGCTGCCGCCGATGGGTCCGAACTAGCCGCCGGCGCCGCAACGCGCGGAAGCGCTTGCGGCTTCCTCCGAAGCGAATAGTTTTTCCACGCTTCGCACGGAGGGATACTCATGGGACGGATACAGAGATGGAACGTAGTTGCGCTGGCGGCCGGTGTCTTGCTGACCGCTTCGACTTCCGCCATGGCAGCGGCGGCGTGCGGTGACGTCAATGCCAACGGCACCGTGACGTCGTCCGATGCACTGGCGGTGCTCAAGGAGGCCGTCGGCCAGCCGGTGAATCTGCAGTGCGGGGCTCCGGCGCAGCCGCTCAAAACCGGCGACACGATCAATCGCGGGTCGCGTTCCGACGGGTTTCTGGAGACCGGCGTCGCCCGATCGTTCCTCGACAACGGCGACGGCACGATCACCGACGACGCGACCGGGCTGACATGGGAGAAGAAGGACAACGCCGGCGGCATTCACGACCGCGACAACGAATACACGTGGTCGACCGGAAATGGCGAGATCAACGGCACGATCGTGTCGGACTTTCTCGCCGGCCTGAATGCATCCGGCGGATTCGCAGGACACACGGACTGGCGCATTCCGAATCGTTTCGAGCTCGAAACGCTGCTCAACGCCGGCGAAGAGGTACCGTCGACGTGGCCGGTGTTCGCAACCACCTGCAACGGCGGCTGCACGATTCATACCTGCAGCTGCACGCTGTCGGGATACTACTGGACGTCGACGACGTTCCAGAGCGACACGAGCGGCGCGTGGGCCATCCGTTTCAACGACGGCGGAGTGAACGCGATCCTGAAGACCACGACGCTTCACGCGCGCGCGGTGCGCGGCGGGCTGTGACGCGACATCGCGGGATTACGGAACGATTGTCACAGCGGTTACCGCAATCTCGGCCGTGATTCCGACAGCATCGGTATCGGTCGCGTCGTCAACCACGACCGGAAAATCCTCCGGTACCGGTGCGTCGGAAGCTCGGAAAATACACCGCGCGAGATCGATTGGCGCGGCAATCGGGCCCAGTGAGATCATTCCGAGTTTCAACGTGCGGATCGCTTCGACATCGTTCGGAGCGAACAGCGCGCCGCTGACAAGGCTGGTGCAAGCGGCTCCCGCTCCCGTACCCACGAACCCGCCCGGGACAGCGGAGTAGTCCGTGTGGAACTGCAGCGCGCCGGCACCCGCACTTGCCGAGGTCAGGCGGAAAAGCACGCTGTAGTCCCGGTCGGGTTCGTGCGTGTCCGTCGGACCTTCGGTGGTCGAAGGCGGGATCGTCGACGGAATGGTCGTCGTCCCCACGATCTCGTGGCAGTCGATGTTCGAGACGACGACGTCCGGCAGCGGCGTGACCGGAACGAGCACTGTAGTCGACGCTTCCGTGACGGTGATGGCGAAGTCGGACGCGACCGGCGTCGTTCTTGCTGCGAACGCGCAGTCGGCGACGAGTATCGGGCCGGTAAATCCATCCAGGCTGATGACGCCGGCGGTCAACGTCTCCCGCCCGTCGTCATCGCTGTACTGCGACAGTGTGCCCACGAGCAGCGAGGTACACTCCACATCCTCACCAGAACCGGAAAACTCGCCGGGCGCGGCGCTGTAGTCGGTGTCGAACACCAGCGAGCCGAGTGTGACATCGTCCGTCAGGCGGAAGTAAACGTGGCACGCGAGAGCGCCTCCGAGCGTGCTCGACGTGGTCGAAGACGATGTGGACGTGATCGCAACCGAAGTCGACGTGATCGCAACCGAAGTCGACGTGGTGGTGGTCGGCAGGGCGCAGACCGGAAGGCGCCGGCAGTACGGCTCCTCGCAATCGATCAGGCCGTTCTCGTCGTCGTCGAACCCGTTATAGCAATTTCGTTCGGGCGGCAGGCCTGATCCGTCGTTGCAGCCGGTCACCAGGACCGCGAGCGTAAGAGTCGCAGCGGTCAATCCGATCCGGCGAGACCTTGTCGTCATTCGATAGCCTCTGCCGGTCGGGCCGAGACAGTACAAGGGCCGAAGGCATTCTCGCACAGGTTCGCGCGCGGGCGCTAGGGCCGGCCGTCGCCGAGCTCGCTGCGGCTTGACGACGTCGTCGCGCGCTCTTGACGATCGTCGTCGCGCGCTCGCTTCGCCTTGACGATCGCTGTCGCGCCGCCTATCGAGTCGCCATGACTGCTGCCGAGTTTGAAGCCGCGGGGCTGTACGACCCCAGGTCACCGAAAGCGGCGCAGCGCCTCGAGCTGCTCGAATGGCTCGATGCGCGCGGAATCACGCTCGACCAGATGAAGCACGCGAACGCGATCGGTCAGTTGCAGTTCGTCGCATCGATGTCGTTCATTCGGCCCGGCCCGTACCTGACCCAGCAGGAGCTTGCCGACCGGCTGGGATCGACGATGGAGCAGGTCGACGAGTTTCGGACTGCATTCGGACTTCCTCCGGTCGCTTCGGATGCGCCGTGGTGCAACGAGGCCGAGGCAAAAATGTTCGCCGCAGTCGGCGGCGGTCTCGGACTGTTCGGAAGCTCCGGCATGCTTCGGCTTTCGCGCGTCATCGGCTCGTCGGTCGCACGCATCGCCGAGGCGATGGCTACGACCAATCACGAGCGCATGCGTGCGATTGTCGGCAGCGGCGCGTCGGAGCTCGAGATCGCGAAGGCCAATCTCCGCGCCAGTCAGACCTCCGATGCTCCGGCGCTCATCACCCATGGGTTGCTGCCGCTTCACCTGCAGCTCGCGTCGATTCGGCTTCGCGAGCGCCGCCGCGAGTACGAGCAGCTTACCGTGCACGGCTGTGTCGGATTCGTCGATCTGGTCGGCTCGACGACCTTGTCGCGCAAAGTATCCGTAAGCGACCTCGCGTCGATCGTCGATCGATTCGAAGAAGTGGCCTACGAAGTCGCGACCAATCGCCGCGGACGCGTCATCAAGTTCATCGGTG
Coding sequences:
- a CDS encoding alginate export family protein — its product is MSEKRGMSRAFAALAIALPLSAGIAAAAGETPAAADAPHSALSKLKISGAWRFRNEVWDFFEPSGVAGANNTYDFVGSDLRLAATWTDDWFDALVEGQGVFLGNLPDHATGGPTEGPLGLGALYRANNGDNENEGDVYLRQGALKLKKLGVPGLWVRGGRLSLSEGKEAISAEPTLAWLANMRIAERLIGPFDFTYAGRSFDSAQVSWTHDAYNVTAFGGKPTQGGVAIDGMDEIDDIAVGYASVNLTSPSYAKNTAARLFYIYYEDDRPVDNKPLVMLDNRPLAIRQADVSNISIHTIGGDVLQVVPTPIGPVDLLGWFAYQGGDWGSLDHSAWAFAFEAGLQPSKLPWKPWLRAGFDMGSGDNNNTDGDHETFFQILPTARVYSWSTFYNLMNSEDAFVQVILRPKAGLVWRTDLHVVRLSDDDDLWYFGGGAAREHKQPGFGFGGRPSDGKDSLMEVLETQVSYNWNDYVATTFYYGHMFGEDVVESDFSGKSANYAFMEFTLKLPPMGPN
- a CDS encoding DUF1566 domain-containing protein, with protein sequence MGRIQRWNVVALAAGVLLTASTSAMAAAACGDVNANGTVTSSDALAVLKEAVGQPVNLQCGAPAQPLKTGDTINRGSRSDGFLETGVARSFLDNGDGTITDDATGLTWEKKDNAGGIHDRDNEYTWSTGNGEINGTIVSDFLAGLNASGGFAGHTDWRIPNRFELETLLNAGEEVPSTWPVFATTCNGGCTIHTCSCTLSGYYWTSTTFQSDTSGAWAIRFNDGGVNAILKTTTLHARAVRGGL
- a CDS encoding adenylate cyclase regulatory domain-containing protein, translating into MTAAEFEAAGLYDPRSPKAAQRLELLEWLDARGITLDQMKHANAIGQLQFVASMSFIRPGPYLTQQELADRLGSTMEQVDEFRTAFGLPPVASDAPWCNEAEAKMFAAVGGGLGLFGSSGMLRLSRVIGSSVARIAEAMATTNHERMRAIVGSGASELEIAKANLRASQTSDAPALITHGLLPLHLQLASIRLRERRREYEQLTVHGCVGFVDLVGSTTLSRKVSVSDLASIVDRFEEVAYEVATNRRGRVIKFIGDEVMFVTGDAASACDIALTLIERFADDDAVTPRAGLAEGEMLDRGGDYYGPVVNLAARLAELAVPNEVLLSADLADQASSKGLRWESAGRRMLRGFDEPVSLISVSRA